One part of the Hydrogenobacter sp. T-2 genome encodes these proteins:
- a CDS encoding methionine adenosyltransferase, with the protein MANIVITPMTFRPTYELDAEIVERKGTGHPDTICDYLAENLSRELCLWYLREYGAVMHHNVDKALLVGGVARAEFGGGEVIEPIEIYLVGRAILEKDGKRLDAHDLAVESAKRWLRENIKNLDVEKHVVIHTKIKPGSKDLVELFERFQKKGEVPLANDTSFGVGYAPLDSLERAVFEAERFLNSEEMKKEHPEIGEDIKVMGVRIKDKSRLTIALAFVGKYIRDIQEYFQKKEEIHRKVKERVESIVSKEVDVFINTADSRENNSVYITVTGTSAEQGDDGQVGRGNRVNGLITPYRPMSLEAAAGKNPISHIGKIYNRVANLIAQRVVEEVEEVEEACCYIVSQIGKPINEPQVLDVSVRTRKDLKSLEELVRKIAQEELDKMPEVWKGFVEGLYPVA; encoded by the coding sequence GTGGCAAACATAGTGATAACCCCTATGACCTTTAGACCAACCTATGAGCTTGATGCGGAGATAGTGGAGCGTAAAGGCACTGGACATCCAGACACCATATGCGACTACCTTGCGGAAAACCTTTCAAGAGAACTGTGCTTGTGGTATTTGAGAGAATACGGTGCGGTTATGCATCATAATGTGGATAAGGCACTTCTTGTGGGTGGTGTTGCAAGGGCGGAGTTTGGCGGTGGTGAGGTTATAGAACCCATAGAGATATACCTTGTGGGTAGAGCAATATTAGAAAAAGATGGCAAAAGGCTTGACGCTCATGACCTTGCGGTAGAAAGTGCAAAAAGATGGTTAAGGGAAAATATAAAGAATTTGGATGTGGAAAAACATGTGGTTATACACACAAAGATAAAACCTGGAAGCAAAGACTTGGTGGAGCTTTTTGAAAGATTTCAGAAAAAGGGCGAAGTGCCACTGGCAAACGACACCTCCTTCGGCGTAGGTTATGCACCCCTTGATAGCTTAGAGAGGGCTGTATTTGAGGCGGAAAGGTTTCTAAACTCAGAGGAGATGAAAAAAGAGCATCCGGAGATAGGAGAAGACATAAAGGTTATGGGCGTGCGTATAAAGGACAAGTCTAGGCTCACTATAGCACTCGCCTTTGTAGGTAAGTATATAAGGGACATCCAAGAGTATTTCCAAAAGAAAGAGGAAATACACAGAAAGGTCAAAGAAAGGGTAGAATCCATCGTATCCAAAGAGGTGGATGTTTTCATAAACACAGCAGACAGCAGGGAAAATAACTCTGTCTACATTACAGTGACTGGCACATCCGCAGAGCAAGGAGACGATGGTCAGGTGGGTCGTGGCAATAGGGTAAATGGTCTGATAACTCCCTACAGACCCATGAGCCTTGAGGCAGCAGCAGGTAAAAACCCAATCTCTCACATAGGCAAGATATACAACAGGGTTGCAAACCTCATAGCCCAGAGGGTAGTGGAGGAAGTGGAAGAGGTGGAGGAAGCCTGCTGCTATATAGTCTCACAAATAGGAAAACCCATAAACGAACCTCAGGTCTTGGATGTGAGCGTAAGAACCAGGAAAGACCTCAAAAGCCTTGAAGAGCTTGTGAGGAAAATAGCACAAGAAGAGCTTGATAAGATGCCTGAAGTTTGGAAAGGCTTTGTGGAGGGTCTATATCCAGTAGCCTGA
- a CDS encoding NuoB/complex I 20 kDa subunit family protein, producing MAMLNSNGFVLTTVDELLSWGRRNALWPLTIGLACCAIEMMHAAASRFDLDRLGVIFRASPRQADLLIVAGTVVNKVAPMLKLLWEQMPDPKWCITMGGCASAGGPFPTYSTLQGMDRIIPVDVYIPGCPPHPQGLLYGILQLQKKIKEKGVKKYDKAFEEFKKDIERQGLVPREITV from the coding sequence ATGGCTATGCTTAATTCTAACGGCTTTGTTTTGACAACGGTGGATGAGCTACTAAGCTGGGGCAGACGCAATGCCTTGTGGCCGCTTACCATAGGACTTGCCTGTTGTGCTATAGAGATGATGCACGCTGCGGCCTCAAGATTTGACCTTGATAGGCTTGGTGTCATATTCAGGGCCTCTCCAAGGCAGGCAGACCTTCTTATAGTGGCTGGCACTGTGGTTAACAAGGTGGCACCCATGCTAAAGCTCCTTTGGGAACAGATGCCAGACCCTAAGTGGTGTATAACCATGGGAGGCTGTGCTTCTGCAGGTGGTCCTTTTCCTACCTACTCAACACTGCAGGGTATGGATAGAATAATACCTGTGGATGTTTATATACCCGGTTGTCCTCCGCATCCTCAAGGGCTTCTCTACGGCATCCTACAGCTTCAGAAAAAGATAAAGGAAAAGGGCGTCAAGAAATATGACAAAGCCTTTGAAGAGTTTAAAAAGGATATAGAGCGTCAAGGACTTGTCCCAAGAGAAATAACCGTATGA
- the nuoD gene encoding NADH dehydrogenase (quinone) subunit D, giving the protein MPWMNKAVADRVKFEFKDVEIEFTRHTTNLHVKQERLIDLLRHLKEKEGYKLFIDHTCIDFPDKKERFQGLYILYNPDTNERVIVKTWARDGKLPSLSGLWQCAKWAEREAYDMFGVVYEGHENLRRMFMWEGYPYHPLRKDFPMEGFPEVELPSLTELYAGRTEPPSHDYELMHTRVATIEDLERTEKSRLQKKAQLVLNWGPLHPGTHGTIWFLFDLDGEKVVQSDVILGQLHRGMEKIAENVYYFQFLPYTDRMDYISAVCNELSYVTAVEKLLGVEVPEKARYIRTMFAELQRINSHLLWLGTGALDLGALTVFLYAFREREKIMDIIEGNAGFRLTSAFLRIGGVHYDLAEGTLDVVKAFIKDFPNRLKEYHNLLTRNRIWLRRTKDIGVISREDVFSYGLTGPVARGSGVPYDIRKLEPYAAYDEVEFDIPVGEVGDVYDRYLVRMEEMVQSLRIIEQCVAKLEKLPKSAPYVNKEHPAVMAPKEDVFMDLEDMVKNFRIVVHGESAPVGEVYSSGENPRGELGFYIYSTGGSKPYRLRIRSGALYNLSIFPKLIQDGTIADAIALLGSLDPVVGETDR; this is encoded by the coding sequence ATGCCTTGGATGAACAAAGCGGTAGCGGACAGAGTAAAGTTTGAGTTTAAGGATGTGGAGATAGAGTTTACAAGACACACAACCAACCTACATGTCAAGCAAGAAAGGCTTATAGACCTGCTAAGGCACCTGAAAGAGAAAGAAGGCTACAAGCTCTTTATAGACCATACATGTATAGACTTTCCTGATAAGAAGGAGAGGTTTCAAGGTTTATATATACTCTATAACCCAGATACCAATGAAAGGGTCATAGTCAAAACCTGGGCAAGGGACGGAAAACTTCCATCTCTTAGTGGGCTATGGCAGTGTGCCAAATGGGCAGAGAGAGAAGCCTACGATATGTTTGGTGTGGTTTACGAGGGGCACGAAAACCTTAGAAGGATGTTTATGTGGGAGGGCTACCCATACCATCCACTTAGAAAGGACTTTCCCATGGAGGGCTTTCCGGAAGTGGAGCTCCCATCGCTTACGGAGCTATATGCAGGCAGGACAGAGCCACCAAGTCACGACTATGAGCTTATGCACACAAGGGTGGCAACCATTGAGGACCTTGAGAGAACAGAAAAGTCAAGGCTTCAAAAGAAGGCACAGCTTGTGTTAAACTGGGGACCACTGCACCCTGGGACTCACGGCACCATATGGTTTTTATTTGACTTAGATGGCGAAAAAGTAGTCCAGTCAGACGTCATTCTTGGACAGCTCCACAGAGGAATGGAAAAGATAGCAGAGAACGTATATTACTTCCAATTCTTGCCTTACACAGACCGTATGGACTATATTTCTGCAGTCTGTAATGAACTTTCCTACGTGACCGCAGTAGAAAAACTGCTGGGTGTGGAAGTGCCAGAGAAGGCGCGCTACATAAGGACTATGTTCGCAGAGCTTCAAAGGATAAACTCTCATCTGCTGTGGCTTGGCACTGGTGCCCTTGACCTTGGAGCGTTGACTGTTTTCCTATACGCTTTCAGAGAAAGGGAAAAGATAATGGATATTATAGAAGGAAACGCTGGCTTTAGGCTAACCTCTGCCTTTTTGAGGATAGGTGGAGTCCACTATGACCTTGCGGAAGGCACTTTGGATGTGGTAAAAGCCTTCATAAAAGACTTTCCCAACAGACTTAAGGAGTATCACAACCTGCTCACGAGAAATCGTATATGGCTAAGAAGGACAAAGGACATAGGTGTTATAAGTAGGGAAGATGTGTTTAGTTACGGTCTTACTGGTCCTGTAGCCAGGGGCTCTGGAGTGCCTTACGATATAAGGAAACTTGAACCCTACGCTGCCTACGATGAGGTGGAGTTTGATATTCCTGTAGGTGAGGTAGGGGATGTCTACGACAGGTATTTGGTGCGTATGGAGGAGATGGTCCAAAGCCTAAGAATAATAGAGCAGTGCGTGGCAAAGCTGGAAAAACTTCCCAAGTCCGCACCCTACGTAAACAAGGAGCATCCAGCGGTAATGGCACCTAAGGAAGATGTCTTTATGGACCTTGAGGACATGGTAAAGAACTTCCGTATAGTAGTGCATGGAGAGTCCGCACCAGTGGGAGAGGTATACTCCAGCGGAGAAAACCCAAGGGGAGAACTTGGCTTTTACATATACTCCACAGGAGGCTCAAAGCCCTATAGACTAAGGATTAGGTCAGGAGCTCTTTATAACCTTTCCATATTCCCAAAGCTCATACAGGATGGAACTATTGCGGATGCCATAGCCCTATTGGGAAGCCTTGACCCAGTGGTGGGAGAAACAGACAGATGA
- the hemN gene encoding oxygen-independent coproporphyrinogen III oxidase encodes MKTVFNESLIKKYDRPGPRYTSYPPATEFNEEVREEDYKRMLLQSNFSKRPLSLYFHIPFCESACWFCGCNVIISHRKDVTKRYLDYVYREMEMLKGYLDTSRPVVQLHWGGGTPNFLSNEEIREFFGKIREVFNISPDAEISVEIDPRYLSKGQLETLREVGFNRVSMGLQDLDPEVQRAINRIQPYELMRKVMKDLRSLGFKSINIDLIYGLPYQTPEKFRKTLLQTIELDPDRTAVFNFAYVPWLKPLQRKIDPSTLPPPEDKLTILEMTIDLFQKAGYVFIGMDHFAKPEDELAQAQRDGTLWRNFQGYTTKKGVDLIGIGATSIGMLHEGYFQNYKTIREYYLALDSGKLPTMRGYILTEEDFIRREVIMELMCNFRCDFEKIDRSFGIRFEEHFSSELEELMDMERDGLLKIEDRSIKVLPEGRLLIRNIAMVFDQYIKTKKEQRFSRTI; translated from the coding sequence ATGAAAACTGTTTTTAACGAAAGCCTCATAAAAAAGTATGACCGTCCTGGTCCAAGATACACAAGCTATCCCCCTGCTACAGAGTTTAACGAGGAAGTAAGGGAAGAGGATTACAAGAGAATGCTTCTTCAGAGCAATTTTTCTAAGAGACCCCTTTCTCTCTATTTTCATATACCCTTTTGCGAAAGTGCCTGCTGGTTCTGCGGCTGTAATGTGATAATCTCCCACAGGAAAGATGTTACTAAAAGATACCTGGACTATGTCTACAGAGAAATGGAAATGCTCAAGGGCTACCTTGATACTTCAAGACCAGTGGTTCAACTCCACTGGGGTGGTGGCACTCCAAACTTCTTAAGCAATGAGGAGATAAGAGAGTTTTTTGGCAAAATAAGAGAGGTCTTTAATATCTCACCGGATGCGGAGATAAGCGTAGAAATAGACCCCAGATACCTTTCAAAAGGTCAACTGGAAACCCTAAGGGAGGTGGGCTTTAACCGTGTAAGTATGGGACTTCAAGACCTTGACCCAGAAGTGCAAAGGGCTATAAACCGTATACAACCCTACGAACTTATGCGGAAGGTTATGAAAGACCTAAGAAGTCTGGGCTTTAAGAGTATAAACATAGACCTTATATATGGACTGCCTTATCAAACACCAGAGAAGTTTAGAAAGACCCTGCTTCAAACCATAGAGCTTGACCCAGACAGGACAGCGGTCTTTAACTTTGCCTACGTGCCTTGGCTTAAGCCTTTGCAAAGGAAAATAGACCCCTCCACACTGCCACCACCAGAGGACAAGCTAACCATATTGGAGATGACCATAGACCTTTTCCAAAAGGCAGGTTATGTCTTTATAGGTATGGACCACTTTGCTAAGCCCGAAGACGAGCTGGCTCAAGCCCAAAGAGATGGGACTCTTTGGAGGAACTTCCAAGGCTACACTACCAAGAAAGGTGTAGACCTAATAGGTATAGGTGCAACCTCTATAGGCATGCTCCATGAGGGATATTTCCAGAACTACAAGACCATAAGAGAATATTACCTTGCCCTTGACTCAGGAAAACTACCCACCATGAGAGGCTACATCCTTACAGAAGAGGACTTCATAAGGCGTGAGGTTATAATGGAGCTTATGTGCAATTTCCGTTGTGACTTTGAGAAAATAGACCGGTCTTTTGGTATAAGGTTTGAAGAACACTTTTCTTCAGAGTTAGAGGAGCTCATGGATATGGAAAGGGATGGTCTTTTAAAGATAGAGGACAGAAGTATAAAGGTCTTGCCAGAAGGTAGGCTTTTGATAAGAAACATCGCTATGGTCTTTGACCAGTATATAAAGACAAAAAAGGAGCAGAGGTTTTCCAGGACTATATGA
- a CDS encoding RNA polymerase subunit sigma-54 has product MKDKPIRVLPQVKTSMLLKIENSLELLLKTSEELLQELELKQEENPQIKLTLKTKPRWFYEEYTERQPIFTQSEISKVEEQVRYEFDGLDLDIALEIISGLNHKGFFLGDIGEIAKHYGVSPEYVEEIREFIMKEIEPLGAASRNLEEFILVQLEELYPKEEELHREVLKVLKGKSKDLRAREVLSRLKLSPFEGSQAAYKGGSVDVVFEYDGSQWYVFLMEDFWDVEAVGSLKPITFILEMRRRVMRVVGDLILERQAGFMLGKEPLKSLTLSEVAQRAEVSLSTVSRIVSRKYAKTPIGVFPLRSFFLRETKEGYSKEEIMKAIKEILQSEKGRLSDQEISKLLKDRGIHIARRTVNKYRRILEGRS; this is encoded by the coding sequence TTGAAGGATAAGCCCATAAGGGTTTTGCCACAAGTAAAGACGAGCATGCTACTGAAAATAGAAAACAGCCTTGAATTACTTTTAAAGACCTCGGAGGAACTTCTGCAAGAGCTTGAGCTAAAACAAGAAGAAAACCCTCAGATAAAGCTGACACTAAAGACAAAACCAAGATGGTTCTATGAGGAATACACAGAACGTCAACCTATCTTTACACAAAGCGAAATAAGTAAGGTTGAAGAACAAGTAAGGTATGAGTTTGACGGTCTTGACCTTGACATAGCCCTTGAGATAATATCTGGACTTAACCACAAGGGATTTTTCCTCGGAGACATAGGAGAAATAGCCAAACACTACGGAGTTAGCCCTGAGTATGTGGAGGAGATAAGAGAGTTTATAATGAAAGAGATTGAACCTTTGGGTGCTGCCAGTAGAAACCTTGAGGAGTTTATACTTGTCCAACTTGAGGAGCTATACCCTAAGGAGGAAGAGCTTCACAGAGAAGTCTTAAAGGTGCTAAAGGGTAAAAGCAAAGACCTTAGAGCAAGAGAGGTTTTGTCAAGGTTAAAACTTAGCCCCTTTGAAGGTAGTCAAGCGGCGTATAAAGGCGGTAGTGTGGATGTGGTCTTTGAATACGATGGAAGTCAGTGGTATGTTTTTCTTATGGAAGACTTTTGGGATGTGGAGGCGGTAGGGAGTCTAAAGCCTATAACTTTTATATTGGAAATGAGAAGGAGGGTTATGCGTGTGGTTGGAGACCTAATTTTGGAAAGACAGGCAGGCTTTATGCTGGGGAAAGAACCTCTAAAGAGCCTGACCCTCAGTGAAGTAGCCCAAAGGGCAGAGGTTAGCCTCTCAACGGTAAGCAGGATAGTTAGCAGAAAGTATGCAAAAACTCCCATAGGAGTGTTCCCTCTTAGGTCCTTTTTCCTAAGGGAGACAAAGGAAGGCTATAGCAAAGAAGAGATAATGAAAGCCATAAAGGAGATACTTCAATCTGAAAAGGGCAGGCTTTCTGACCAAGAGATTTCAAAGCTACTAAAAGATAGAGGCATACACATAGCAAGGAGGACTGTAAACAAATACAGAAGAATCCTTGAGGGCAGGTCATGA
- a CDS encoding ABC transporter ATP-binding protein yields the protein MKEELLRIEKLSKVFTIGLFSKRSIWAAKEVSFEMGYGEILSLVGESGSGKSTIGKVILRLEKPTSGRVLFEGKDPFQMGREYTRLVSAVFQDPRSSLNPRMKVKEIIQEPLLVHGEKDKEEKVLQSLLMAGLEEGFIERRPEELSGGQRQRVAIARAIVLKPKLIVADEPTSALDMSYRAGILELFLRLKEEGISTLLITHDIRAVERVSDRVGVLYRGKLVELGLSKEVLKNPLHPYTQYLLDTVPARHPSQRKEVFEDFVEESLPSPCPFFSQCKYRIKECEQEVREVKRNGRLVSCNLY from the coding sequence ATGAAAGAGGAGCTACTTCGTATAGAAAAACTTTCCAAGGTCTTTACCATTGGTCTATTCTCCAAAAGGTCTATCTGGGCGGCAAAAGAGGTGAGCTTTGAGATGGGATACGGAGAGATACTCTCTCTTGTGGGGGAGTCTGGTTCTGGCAAGAGCACTATAGGTAAGGTCATTCTCAGACTTGAAAAACCAACCTCAGGGAGAGTTCTCTTTGAAGGTAAAGACCCTTTCCAAATGGGAAGGGAATACACAAGGCTTGTTTCAGCGGTTTTCCAAGACCCAAGGAGCTCTCTAAACCCACGCATGAAGGTAAAGGAAATAATACAAGAGCCACTGCTCGTTCATGGAGAAAAAGACAAAGAAGAGAAGGTGCTTCAGTCCTTGCTTATGGCTGGGCTTGAGGAGGGTTTCATAGAAAGAAGACCAGAAGAGCTCTCTGGAGGTCAAAGACAAAGGGTTGCTATAGCAAGGGCTATAGTCTTGAAACCAAAGCTGATAGTGGCGGACGAGCCTACCTCAGCCCTTGATATGAGCTACAGGGCGGGCATATTAGAGCTTTTTCTCAGGCTAAAAGAAGAGGGAATAAGCACCCTGCTTATAACCCACGATATAAGGGCGGTTGAAAGGGTTTCAGATAGGGTAGGCGTTCTATACAGAGGAAAACTTGTGGAGCTTGGTCTATCAAAGGAGGTGCTCAAAAATCCTCTACATCCCTATACCCAGTATCTTTTAGACACAGTCCCAGCAAGGCATCCCTCCCAGAGGAAGGAGGTCTTTGAGGATTTTGTGGAGGAAAGCCTGCCAAGCCCTTGTCCCTTTTTCTCTCAATGCAAGTATAGAATAAAAGAGTGTGAGCAGGAAGTTAGGGAGGTAAAGCGGAATGGACGGCTCGTCTCATGCAATCTATACTGA
- a CDS encoding M24 family metallopeptidase: MKRIEKAQELLKKHKLDAFVFSSQANVFYLSGFRSSHAYVVITRDSYHLLTDGRYYEKARSTLKDWDVVLIKENAIRVIKNFLKRLKVSKVGYEEDRVSCEFRKALKGSFIWKGVSGILKEVRAIKDEEELRIMKEGVKISDKIYKRLLHELREGMTELEVRSWLVGEFFKAGASGESFPAIVASGKGSAIPHYETSQKTIKHGEPILIDMGLLWKGYCTDFTRTIFLGKADSEFKKVYTVVRDAHLLALEKIKVGKKLGEIDKTAREYIRKKGFGKFFNHSLGHGVGVEIHEYPRVYYKGKDKDVKIEEGMVFTVEPGIYLPGKFGIRLENIVVVKGGYAEPLSEIPLDLVEL, translated from the coding sequence ATGAAAAGGATAGAAAAGGCTCAGGAGCTTTTGAAAAAGCATAAACTTGACGCTTTTGTTTTTAGTTCGCAGGCTAACGTTTTCTATCTCTCTGGCTTTAGGTCAAGCCATGCCTATGTGGTCATTACAAGGGACTCTTATCATCTTTTGACCGATGGCAGGTATTACGAAAAAGCCAGGTCTACTCTAAAAGACTGGGATGTGGTGCTCATTAAAGAAAATGCCATAAGGGTGATAAAGAACTTCCTAAAAAGACTAAAGGTTTCCAAGGTAGGCTATGAAGAGGATAGGGTGAGTTGTGAGTTTAGGAAGGCTCTAAAGGGTAGCTTTATATGGAAGGGCGTTTCGGGCATTCTAAAGGAAGTGAGGGCTATAAAGGATGAGGAAGAGCTAAGGATAATGAAGGAAGGGGTGAAAATTAGCGACAAGATATACAAAAGGCTTTTGCATGAGCTAAGAGAAGGAATGACTGAGCTTGAGGTAAGGTCTTGGCTTGTGGGGGAGTTTTTCAAAGCAGGGGCAAGTGGTGAGAGCTTTCCTGCCATAGTGGCAAGTGGTAAGGGTTCTGCTATACCTCACTACGAGACCTCTCAAAAGACTATAAAACACGGTGAGCCAATTCTCATAGACATGGGGCTTTTGTGGAAAGGCTATTGCACGGACTTCACAAGAACAATCTTTTTGGGAAAGGCGGATAGCGAGTTTAAGAAGGTTTACACTGTGGTAAGAGATGCTCATCTCCTTGCACTTGAGAAGATAAAAGTAGGAAAGAAACTGGGAGAGATTGACAAGACCGCAAGGGAATACATAAGAAAGAAGGGTTTTGGCAAGTTCTTTAACCATTCTCTTGGACACGGTGTGGGTGTTGAAATACATGAATATCCAAGGGTTTATTACAAGGGCAAAGACAAGGATGTGAAGATAGAAGAGGGGATGGTTTTTACTGTGGAACCGGGTATATACCTGCCTGGAAAGTTTGGCATAAGGCTTGAGAATATAGTGGTTGTAAAGGGTGGATATGCAGAGCCTTTATCGGAAATCCCTCTTGACTTGGTGGAGCTGTGA
- a CDS encoding rhodanese-like domain-containing protein, translated as MKKILLTLTLGALSLVGTALSYDKELAKRFNGMFSQMTPEVLRQRPCQITTQQLLQMIQKGEDFVILDVRTPAEIAVVGPTWKNTLYIPMHELFKEENLNKLPKDRKIVVVCHTGDRAAAVVTALRALGFDKAFQFRGGMTELAKEVGRAATEYVK; from the coding sequence ATGAAAAAAATACTGCTTACCTTAACCTTGGGAGCTTTGAGCCTTGTGGGGACAGCCCTTTCTTACGATAAGGAGCTTGCAAAACGTTTCAATGGCATGTTTTCTCAGATGACGCCAGAGGTTCTCAGGCAAAGACCTTGCCAAATAACCACTCAACAGCTTCTCCAGATGATACAAAAGGGCGAAGACTTTGTGATTCTTGATGTAAGAACTCCTGCGGAGATTGCAGTGGTAGGACCCACATGGAAAAACACCCTCTACATACCCATGCATGAACTCTTCAAAGAAGAAAACCTAAACAAGCTTCCAAAGGACAGGAAAATAGTGGTGGTGTGCCATACGGGAGACAGGGCTGCAGCGGTGGTTACCGCACTCAGAGCCTTAGGTTTTGACAAAGCCTTTCAATTCAGGGGTGGTATGACAGAACTTGCAAAAGAGGTGGGAAGGGCTGCGACAGAATACGTGAAGTAA
- a CDS encoding NADH-quinone oxidoreductase subunit A: MEYVGILLFFFIALFIGLAFSFLNDLLGPKTKEKMEGYPYECGVPLYDPEARGVFKQGYYLLGISLILFDIEVAFLFPWVVVFEEVGLYGLVGALLFIFILTLGLAYEWKKGALKWQF, from the coding sequence ATGGAATACGTAGGCATTTTGCTGTTTTTCTTTATCGCCTTGTTTATAGGGCTTGCCTTTAGCTTTCTTAATGACCTGCTTGGTCCAAAGACAAAGGAAAAAATGGAAGGCTATCCCTACGAATGCGGTGTTCCTCTGTATGACCCAGAGGCAAGAGGAGTCTTTAAGCAAGGTTATTATCTGTTAGGTATTTCTCTTATTCTTTTTGACATTGAGGTAGCCTTTCTCTTTCCATGGGTAGTTGTCTTTGAAGAGGTAGGTCTTTATGGACTTGTGGGGGCATTGCTGTTTATCTTTATTCTTACCCTTGGTCTTGCTTACGAGTGGAAGAAGGGGGCTCTCAAGTGGCAGTTTTAG
- a CDS encoding Uma2 family endonuclease translates to MTTKDLLTYKDLKDLPKEGRYEVVEGRLLEMSPAGGWHAYMVAELSSRLREKLKDIGYVLAGELGLVIQKEPLTLRASDIAFYSKEKLKKVPRGLLHEPPDLVVEVIAEETSMEYFEEKLRDYINFGVGRMVFVDLIKRLVLVVDEERKIGVHSFEEEVEVYKGVKINFARTIEEAGL, encoded by the coding sequence ATGACTACCAAAGACCTACTTACCTACAAAGACCTAAAGGATTTGCCAAAGGAAGGAAGATACGAAGTGGTAGAAGGGAGGCTATTGGAAATGTCTCCAGCAGGAGGTTGGCATGCTTATATGGTTGCGGAGTTATCCTCAAGGCTAAGAGAAAAGCTAAAAGATATAGGCTATGTGCTTGCAGGTGAACTGGGTCTTGTGATACAAAAAGAGCCTTTAACTTTGAGGGCTTCCGATATTGCCTTCTATTCAAAAGAGAAATTAAAGAAAGTCCCAAGAGGTCTTTTGCACGAACCACCAGACCTTGTGGTAGAGGTAATAGCAGAAGAAACTTCAATGGAATACTTTGAGGAAAAGTTGAGAGACTACATAAACTTTGGAGTAGGCAGGATGGTTTTTGTAGACCTCATTAAAAGGCTTGTCTTGGTGGTGGACGAAGAGAGAAAGATTGGTGTTCACTCCTTTGAGGAAGAAGTGGAAGTTTACAAGGGAGTTAAGATAAACTTTGCAAGAACCATAGAGGAGGCGGGCTTGTGA
- a CDS encoding hemolysin family protein encodes MDGSSHAIYTEVLIFLFLLFMSGFFSSSEVVFFGANRYLLKLKERKRIYRALLRLLSKPREVLLTILLGNELVNILISSYGTKLFVDLMGPKGAGFAVIFSSMLIFVFGEVLPKNTVLPFTTRLAPIYYVPFILIHGLIKPIRTVLIGPVSKLIGLVEVEEKGKDSRDTFMELLETGMSIGYFDKKDLEVVERAISLKDTTVKEIMTPRPDIFMLPEDSLLEEVIEEIIQRKHSKIPLFSKNPDNVVGMLYVKDLVPISKNLRRPLKDFKREALFVPEILSITELIKEMRAHGTQTALVVGEHGEISGLVSVYDIMKYLFGDVPESWEEDIVKVSKDTYMVSGWVDVETVAKRIGFGLPEDYEYDTIGGFVMAKLSKVPEEGDEFFYDGFKFVVDKMEGNRIVSIFITAKQEEKVEG; translated from the coding sequence ATGGACGGCTCGTCTCATGCAATCTATACTGAGGTGCTTATATTTCTTTTTCTACTATTCATGTCTGGCTTTTTTAGCTCCTCAGAGGTGGTCTTTTTTGGTGCAAACAGGTATCTTCTCAAACTCAAAGAAAGGAAAAGGATATACAGGGCTCTTCTGAGACTGCTTTCAAAACCTAGAGAAGTGCTCCTTACCATCCTGCTTGGAAACGAGCTGGTAAACATACTCATATCCTCGTATGGGACAAAGCTATTTGTGGACCTTATGGGTCCAAAGGGTGCAGGCTTTGCGGTTATTTTCTCAAGCATGCTAATATTTGTCTTTGGTGAGGTGCTTCCAAAAAACACAGTTCTACCCTTTACCACAAGGCTTGCTCCCATATACTATGTGCCCTTTATCCTCATCCATGGACTTATAAAGCCTATTCGCACAGTCCTTATAGGACCAGTTAGCAAACTTATAGGTCTTGTAGAGGTAGAAGAAAAGGGTAAAGATTCCAGAGATACCTTTATGGAGCTACTTGAAACAGGTATGTCTATTGGATATTTTGATAAGAAGGATTTGGAAGTTGTGGAAAGGGCTATAAGCCTAAAGGATACCACAGTGAAGGAGATTATGACCCCAAGACCAGACATATTTATGTTACCAGAAGATAGCCTCTTAGAAGAGGTGATTGAGGAGATAATCCAAAGAAAGCATAGTAAGATACCACTTTTTTCAAAAAACCCTGACAACGTAGTGGGTATGCTGTACGTAAAGGACTTGGTTCCCATCTCAAAAAATCTGCGGAGACCTCTGAAGGACTTCAAGAGGGAGGCACTCTTTGTGCCAGAGATACTTAGCATAACAGAACTTATAAAGGAGATGAGGGCTCATGGAACTCAAACTGCCCTTGTGGTGGGTGAGCATGGAGAGATCTCTGGTCTTGTGAGCGTATACGACATAATGAAGTATCTCTTTGGAGACGTGCCAGAAAGCTGGGAAGAGGACATAGTCAAAGTTTCCAAGGATACATACATGGTAAGCGGATGGGTAGATGTGGAAACGGTGGCGAAGAGAATAGGCTTTGGACTTCCAGAAGACTACGAATATGATACAATAGGTGGCTTTGTAATGGCAAAACTTTCAAAGGTTCCAGAGGAAGGAGATGAGTTTTTCTACGATGGGTTTAAGTTTGTGGTGGATAAAATGGAAGGAAACAGAATTGTGAGCATCTTTATAACTGCAAAGCAGGAGGAGAAGGTTGAAGGATAA